A region of Panicum virgatum strain AP13 chromosome 8N, P.virgatum_v5, whole genome shotgun sequence DNA encodes the following proteins:
- the LOC120686853 gene encoding uncharacterized protein At3g61260-like isoform X2 has product MPPLDKPLDKKCYSYTTNGAAANGRPQRTNPAASRPKPTPSKWDDAQKWLVGMSSGRADRVHGCAGAARPRNSNADERRLLGSSSQNGRVSCSSVDGALEYSIVVTAPPTPPQQGEGTDDLGETKKIDCTVQQHGSPVAVIRSVCLRDMGTEMTPIASKEPSRTATPLRASTPVARSPISSRSSTPARRRQERPMAVTTAVVGTTIEPTPAHIVGCAGEEVAMDAQVPSSANSLESRAAAWDEAERAKYTARYNREEVKIQAWENREKRKAEMEMKKMQMKTDQMKARAQEKLANRLAATRRIAEEKRASAEAKLNERAARTSEKANYIRRTGHLPSSFKMPCLCG; this is encoded by the exons ATGCCGCCGTTGGACAAGCCGTTGGACAAGAAGTGCTACAGCTACACCACGAatggggcggcggcgaacgggcgGCCGCAGCGCACGAATCCAGCGGCGTCCCGGCCGAAGCCGACGCCGTCCAAGTGGGACGACGCGCAGAAGTGGCTCGTCGGCATGTCCAGCGGTCGCGCCGACAGGGTCCACGGTTGCGCCGGCGCGGCCAGGCCCAGGAACTCCAACGCCGACGAACGCCGCCTCCTCGGCTCGTCCTCGCAGAACGGACGGGTGTCCTGCAGCAGCGTGGACGGCGCGCTGGAGTACAGCATCGTGGTGACCGcgcccccgacgccgccgcagcaggGCGAGGGCACCGACGACCTGGGGGAGACCAAGAAGATCGACTGCACGGTGCAGCAGCACGGCTCGCCCGTCGCGGTGATCCGGTCCGTGTGCCTGCGGGACATGGGGACTGAGATGACGCCCATCGCCAGCAAAGAGCCGTCCAGGACAGCCACGCCCCTGCGTGCATCTACCCCTGTAGCGCGGAGCCCAATCTCCTCGAGGTCGTCTACCCCAGCGAGGAGACGTCAGGAAAGGCCCATGGCCGTTACCACCGCCGTCGTAGGGACGACGATCGAGCCGACGCCGGCACACATTGTCGGTTGTGCTGGCGAGGAGGTGGCCATGGACGCTCAAGTGCCCAGCAGCGCGAACTCGCTGGAGTCCCGCGCGGCAGCCTGGGATGAGGCGGAGCGGGCCAAGTACACGGCAAG GTATAACCGTGAAGAGGTGAAGATACAGGCCTGGGAGAACCGTGAGAAGAGAAAAGCTGAGATGGAGATGAAGAAAATGCAG ATGAAGACCGACCAGATGAAAGCACGGGCTCAAGAGAAGCTGGCCAACCGGCTGGCCGCGACGAGGCGGATCGCCGAGGAGAAGCGGGCAAGCGCAGAGGCGAAGCTCAACGAGCGTGCGGCAAGGACGTCCGAGAAGGCCAACTACATCAGGAGGACGGGGCACCTGCCATCCTCCTTCAAAATGCCTTGCTTGTGCGGCTGA
- the LOC120686853 gene encoding uncharacterized protein At3g61260-like isoform X1 translates to MNSGDSQAAMPPLDKPLDKKCYSYTTNGAAANGRPQRTNPAASRPKPTPSKWDDAQKWLVGMSSGRADRVHGCAGAARPRNSNADERRLLGSSSQNGRVSCSSVDGALEYSIVVTAPPTPPQQGEGTDDLGETKKIDCTVQQHGSPVAVIRSVCLRDMGTEMTPIASKEPSRTATPLRASTPVARSPISSRSSTPARRRQERPMAVTTAVVGTTIEPTPAHIVGCAGEEVAMDAQVPSSANSLESRAAAWDEAERAKYTARYNREEVKIQAWENREKRKAEMEMKKMQMKTDQMKARAQEKLANRLAATRRIAEEKRASAEAKLNERAARTSEKANYIRRTGHLPSSFKMPCLCG, encoded by the exons ATGAACTCAGGTGATAGTCAAGCGGCAATGCCGCCGTTGGACAAGCCGTTGGACAAGAAGTGCTACAGCTACACCACGAatggggcggcggcgaacgggcgGCCGCAGCGCACGAATCCAGCGGCGTCCCGGCCGAAGCCGACGCCGTCCAAGTGGGACGACGCGCAGAAGTGGCTCGTCGGCATGTCCAGCGGTCGCGCCGACAGGGTCCACGGTTGCGCCGGCGCGGCCAGGCCCAGGAACTCCAACGCCGACGAACGCCGCCTCCTCGGCTCGTCCTCGCAGAACGGACGGGTGTCCTGCAGCAGCGTGGACGGCGCGCTGGAGTACAGCATCGTGGTGACCGcgcccccgacgccgccgcagcaggGCGAGGGCACCGACGACCTGGGGGAGACCAAGAAGATCGACTGCACGGTGCAGCAGCACGGCTCGCCCGTCGCGGTGATCCGGTCCGTGTGCCTGCGGGACATGGGGACTGAGATGACGCCCATCGCCAGCAAAGAGCCGTCCAGGACAGCCACGCCCCTGCGTGCATCTACCCCTGTAGCGCGGAGCCCAATCTCCTCGAGGTCGTCTACCCCAGCGAGGAGACGTCAGGAAAGGCCCATGGCCGTTACCACCGCCGTCGTAGGGACGACGATCGAGCCGACGCCGGCACACATTGTCGGTTGTGCTGGCGAGGAGGTGGCCATGGACGCTCAAGTGCCCAGCAGCGCGAACTCGCTGGAGTCCCGCGCGGCAGCCTGGGATGAGGCGGAGCGGGCCAAGTACACGGCAAG GTATAACCGTGAAGAGGTGAAGATACAGGCCTGGGAGAACCGTGAGAAGAGAAAAGCTGAGATGGAGATGAAGAAAATGCAG ATGAAGACCGACCAGATGAAAGCACGGGCTCAAGAGAAGCTGGCCAACCGGCTGGCCGCGACGAGGCGGATCGCCGAGGAGAAGCGGGCAAGCGCAGAGGCGAAGCTCAACGAGCGTGCGGCAAGGACGTCCGAGAAGGCCAACTACATCAGGAGGACGGGGCACCTGCCATCCTCCTTCAAAATGCCTTGCTTGTGCGGCTGA